In Mytilus trossulus isolate FHL-02 chromosome 6, PNRI_Mtr1.1.1.hap1, whole genome shotgun sequence, a single window of DNA contains:
- the LOC134720719 gene encoding sulfite oxidase-like — protein MPILASIAAASARRINLNALKWNRSCSSGLPILGCSPETLKLGRKIDITQSQRSASSSSTNTRGSENEHNEPYKWIQHKMVFAAIFGLTGSVLYWKSKNGAIKAASAKSSLQPGGGVQPGLPTYTLSDVEKHKTKEKRIWVTYKNGVYDITDYVTSHPGGTKILLAAGGSIEPYWNMYGVHKQGEIVEMLEELRIGNITEKPKEQAFDKNDPYANDPKRHPAIIPASSKPFNGEPPSAILTDNFLTPNDLFYIRNHLPVPDVNLKSYKLDISVQGPGKFTSFSFDDLKRKFHKKSTAVVLQCAGNRRSEMVKIKPVKGLNWGTSAIGNAEWSGPCLDDLLKQAGIDIDQVTQKHVLFCGMDKDPAGSPYEASIPIELARLLKRDIIVAYEMNGQEIPRDHGYPVRIIIPGIVGARQVKWLTSIKLSNEESTCHWQQNDYKGFHSSIDWNNVNFKSVPAIMELPVTSAICEPIEGTDLAPDADEVTVKGYAWSGGGRGIVRVDVSIDGGKTWDSATLSPPKQPMYKTFAWTFWEATLPIPKKHKGKVEIICKAADLSYNVQPDSVEGIWNLRGVLSNAWHRVNISIPKS, from the exons ATGCCTATTTTAGCAAGTATTGCAGCTGCTTCTGCTAGGAGAATTAACTTAAATGCTTTAAAATGGAATAGATCATGTTCAAGCGGACTTCCTATACTTGGCTGTTCACCTGAAACATTGAAATTAGGACGAAAAATCGACATTACACAGAGTCAGAGATCCGCATCATCATCGTCAACAAACACACGTGGCTCTGAAAACGAGCATAATGAACCCTACAAATGGATACAACACAAAATGGTTTTTGCAGCCATTTTTGGCCTGACAG gttCTGTTTTATATTGGAAATCAAAAAATGGTGCGATCAAAGCAGCTTCAGCTAAAAGTAGCCTTCAACCTGGAGGTGGAGTACAGCCAGGCTTACCGACTTACACTTTATCTGACGTTGAGAAGCACAAGACTAAAGAAAAACGTATTTGGGTAACATACAAAAATGGCGTCTATGATATTACTGACTATGTCACTAGTCATCCTGGAGGAACCAAGATTTTATTGGCAGCAGGTGGCTCTATTGAACCGTATTGGAATATGTATGGAGTTCACAAACAAGGAGAAATCGTTGAAATGTTGGAGGAACTTAGAATAGgaaatataacagaaaaacCAAAGGAGCAAGCATTTGACAAAAACGATCCGTACGCAAATGATCCTAAAAGACACCCAGCTATTATACCAGCCTCTTCAAAACCGTTTAATGGTGAACCGCCATCAGCTATTTTGACAGATAACTTTTTGACACCGAATGATTTGTTCTACATAAGGAATCACCTTCCAGTACCAGATGTAAATCTGAAATCTTACAAGCTTGACATTTCCGTACAAGGACCGGGAAAGTTTACGTCCTTTAGTTTTGACGATCTAAAGCGCAAATTTCATAAGAAATCTACAGCAGTTGTCTTACAGTGCGCAGGGAATCGACGAAGTGAAATGGTTAAAATAAAACCAGTGAAGGGATTGAACTGGGGAACATCTGCTATTGGTAATGCGGAATGGTCTGGACCTTGCCTTGATGACCTGTTGAAACAAGCTGGTATAGATATTGACCAAGTAACCCAAAAACATGTTCTTTTCTGTGGAATGGATAAAGATCCCGCTGGTTCTCCGTATGAAGCTTCTATACCAATTGAATTGGCACGTTTGCTCAAACGTGACATCATCGTGGCGTACGAAATGAATGGTCAGGAGATTCCTCGTGATCATGGCTATCCAGTCCGTATTATCATTCCCGGGATCGTTGGCGCCAGACAAGTAAAATGGCTGACTAGTATTAAACTGAGCAACGAAGAAAGTACATGTCACTGGCAacaaaatgactataaaggatTCCATTCATCCATTGACTGGAATAATGTTAATTTCAAATCCGTACCTGCTATCATGGAACTTCCGGTTACCTCTGCTATTTGCGAGCCAATTGAGGGTACTGACTTGGCACCAGACGCTGATGAAGTCACTGTTAAAGGATATGCTTGGAGTGGTGGTGGGCGTGGTATTGTCAGAGTAGATGTTTCCATTGATGGTGGTAAAACTTGGGATTCTGCCACCCTAAGTCCACCCAAACAACCAATGTACAAAACATTTGCATGGACTTTCTGGGAAGCAACTCTTCCCATTCCAAAGAAACATAAAGGGAAAGTTGAAATAATCTGTAAAGCTGCCGACTTGTCCTATAATGTTCAACCGGACAGTGTAGAAGGGATTTGGAATTTAAGGGGCGTGTTGAGCAACGCATGGCATCGTGTGAATATATCTATTCCAAAGTCGTAA